The Phalacrocorax carbo chromosome 23, bPhaCar2.1, whole genome shotgun sequence genome includes a window with the following:
- the PPP1R15B gene encoding protein phosphatase 1 regulatory subunit 15B isoform X1, with translation MRLRVGRATAAGGLRRCARPRAAILCRRPQQDGAEYPGEAARRRLPPPRSPSTERCSATPTAPLGTLRSLLCPPPLMEPSGRESAGLGRARLSLAAAWPKLAGPSAAPAGASPQASPPFSLLRLMSQLLSPLPALLQRLLPGPALSGALCPAGPPPAKGPQLLLLSEPAASLDWAEETLPWPEEPREKGREGSAEPLPGLRGMGLVRSSLVSFSVPRVGLYMQDPEQGQASSSSGKSHLPQPLRADVSAEAWRGCPARGGLPEAEFLRSKRLAFLQQWHLASLTVPDPDHGYHSLEEEQHKGVCQEEVGLRREQPCDAGELKGPEEPRDTERQSGGCPLDQEGVRGSAEKGALAGEALTEEDDEDSEIEQNLPDPARPVCANKLIDYIIGGVSSGEESAGDEDDWDDDDDDGFDSEGLPSDSDAGSQDGERLHLWNSFYSLDPYNPQNFTATIQTSSSNPGKDMLDVEEEEEEEDSSWAESSGSPQPSSEEEDDWDCSSVDEAENLKLWNSFCTSDDPYNPLNFKAAFQTAEKKGAPGLKGAERPSLVASERSHLTVCQVQLEKHNCGVADFVQHDILSGEKCRSTKRKKVTFLEKVTEYYISSEEDRKGPWEELARDGCRFQKRIQETEEAIGQNKKAAPFGCVFGPEGCCVAVIQAVSSILENLVLQLLWTTHLVHWCLQEALEWCELTPANTDPLFAEAWKRLQLGMEQN, from the exons ATGCGGCTGCGCGTTGGGCGCGCCACGGCCGCGGGCGGGTTGAGGCGCTGCGCTCGCCCCCGCGCCGCCAttttgtgccgccgcccgcAGCAGGATGGAGCCGAGTACCCAGGGGaagctgcccgccgccgcctgccgccGCCTCGCAGCCCCTCGACGGAGCGTTGCTCCGCAACCCCGACCGCACCGCTGGGAACGCTGAGGAGCCTCCTCTGCCCGCCGCCGCTCATGGAGCCGAGCGGCCGGGAAAGCGCCGGCCTAGGGCGGGCCCGGCTGAGCTTAGCCGCGGCCTGGCCTAAGCTGGCGGGGCCTAGCGCGGCCCCCGCCGGCGCCTCGCCCCAGGCGAGCCCGCCTTTCTCTTTGCTGCGGCTGATGTCGCAACTCCTCTCCCCGCTGCCCGCTTTGCTGCAGcggctgctgcccggccccgcgctGAGCGGTGCCCTCTGCCCCGCCGGACCGCCGCCCGCCAAGggcccccagctgctgctgctgtcggAGCCCGCCGCCTCGCTGGACTGGGCCGAGGAGACGCTGCCGTGGCCGGAAGAGCCCCGGGAGAAGGGGCGAGAGGGCAGCGCGGAGCCCCTCCCGGGCCTCCGGGGAATGGGGCTGGTGCGGAGCAGCCTGGTGTCCTTCTCCGTACCGCGTGTGGGCTTGTACATGCAGGACCCGGAGCAGGGCCaggcctcctcctcctccggcaAGAGCCatctgccccagcccctgcgaGCCGACGTCTCCGCGGAGGCCTGGCGAGGCTGCCCCGCCCGGGGCGGCTTGCCGGAGGCTGAGTTCCTCCGCAGCAAGCGCTTGGCCTTTCTCCAGCAGTGGCATTTAGCGAGCTTAACTGTGCCAGACCCGGACCACGGCTATCACAGcctggaggaggagcagcacaAAGGTGTTTGTCAAGAAGAGGTAGGGCTACGAAGAGAGCAGCCGTGCGATGCCGGGGAGTTGAAGGGACCCGAGGAGCCGAGAGATACTGAGAGGCAATCTGGAGGTTGTCCCCTGGATCAGGAGGGCGTAAGGGGTTCAGCTGAGAAGGGGGCACTGGCGGGGGAAGCCTTGACTGAAGAGGATGACGAGGACTCTGAAATAGAGCAAAACCTTCCAGATCCAGCCAGACCTGTCTGTGCGAATAAATTAATAGACTATATCATAGGGGGAGTTTCCAGTGGGGAGGAGAGTGCGGGTGATGAGGATGACtgggatgatgatgatgacgatGGGTTTGATAGTGAAGGGCTCCCCTCGGATTCAGACGCTGGTAGCCAGGACGGAGAAAGGCTTCATCTCTGGAATTCCTTCTACAGTTTGGACCCGTACAACCCTCAGAACTTCACAGCCACCATTCAGACATCTTCCAGTAATCCGGGAAAGGATATGTTGgatgtggaggaggaggaggaggaggaagattcTTCATGGGCAGAGTCTTCAGGCTCTCCTCAACCTAGTTCTGAAGAGGAGGACGACTGGGACTGTAGCAGTGTGGATGAGGCAGAAAACTTGAAACTTTGGAACTCATTCTGTACCTCAGATGATCCATATAACCCTTTAAATTTCAAGGCAGCCTTtcaaacagcagagaagaaaggggCGCCTGGTTTAAAAGGAGCAGAGAGGCCGAGTTTGGTCGCTTCTGAGCGTAGTCACTTAACTGTCTGCCAGgtgcagctggaaaaacatAACTGTGGGGTCGCTGACTTTGTGCAGCATGACATTCTTTCTGGTGAGAAGTGTAGGAGTACCAAGAGGAAAAAG GTAACCTTCCTTGAAAAAGTTACCGAGTATTACATAAGCAGTGAGGAGGATCGTAAAGGACCCTGGGAAGAGCTTGCACGAGATGGATGCAGGTTCCAGAAACGTATCCAAGAAACAGAAGAAGCCATAGG tcaaaataaaaaagcagcaccGTTTGGATGTGTGTTTGGACCTGAAGGATGTTGTGTGGCTGTTATCCAAGCAG TCTCTTCGATCTTGGAGAACTTGGTGCTTCAGTTACTCTGGACAACTCACTTGGTTCACTGGTGCTTGCAAGAAGCTTTAGAGTGGTGTGAATTAACACCTGCAAATACCGATCCACTGTTTGCAGAGGCTTGGAAGAGGCTACAGCTGGGAATGGAACAGAATTGA
- the PPP1R15B gene encoding protein phosphatase 1 regulatory subunit 15B isoform X2 has product MRLRVGRATAAGGLRRCARPRAAILCRRPQQDGAEYPGEAARRRLPPPRSPSTERCSATPTAPLGTLRSLLCPPPLMEPSGRESAGLGRARLSLAAAWPKLAGPSAAPAGASPQASPPFSLLRLMSQLLSPLPALLQRLLPGPALSGALCPAGPPPAKGPQLLLLSEPAASLDWAEETLPWPEEPREKGREGSAEPLPGLRGMGLVRSSLVSFSVPRVGLYMQDPEQGQASSSSGKSHLPQPLRADVSAEAWRGCPARGGLPEAEFLRSKRLAFLQQWHLASLTVPDPDHGYHSLEEEQHKGVCQEEVGLRREQPCDAGELKGPEEPRDTERQSGGCPLDQEGVRGSAEKGALAGEALTEEDDEDSEIEQNLPDPARPVCANKLIDYIIGGVSSGEESAGDEDDWDDDDDDGFDSEGLPSDSDAGSQDGERLHLWNSFYSLDPYNPQNFTATIQTSSSNPGKDMLDVEEEEEEEDSSWAESSGSPQPSSEEEDDWDCSSVDEAENLKLWNSFCTSDDPYNPLNFKAAFQTAEKKGAPGLKGAERPSLVASERSHLTVCQVQLEKHNCGVADFVQHDILSGEKCRSTKRKKFLSSEKQIRAVR; this is encoded by the exons ATGCGGCTGCGCGTTGGGCGCGCCACGGCCGCGGGCGGGTTGAGGCGCTGCGCTCGCCCCCGCGCCGCCAttttgtgccgccgcccgcAGCAGGATGGAGCCGAGTACCCAGGGGaagctgcccgccgccgcctgccgccGCCTCGCAGCCCCTCGACGGAGCGTTGCTCCGCAACCCCGACCGCACCGCTGGGAACGCTGAGGAGCCTCCTCTGCCCGCCGCCGCTCATGGAGCCGAGCGGCCGGGAAAGCGCCGGCCTAGGGCGGGCCCGGCTGAGCTTAGCCGCGGCCTGGCCTAAGCTGGCGGGGCCTAGCGCGGCCCCCGCCGGCGCCTCGCCCCAGGCGAGCCCGCCTTTCTCTTTGCTGCGGCTGATGTCGCAACTCCTCTCCCCGCTGCCCGCTTTGCTGCAGcggctgctgcccggccccgcgctGAGCGGTGCCCTCTGCCCCGCCGGACCGCCGCCCGCCAAGggcccccagctgctgctgctgtcggAGCCCGCCGCCTCGCTGGACTGGGCCGAGGAGACGCTGCCGTGGCCGGAAGAGCCCCGGGAGAAGGGGCGAGAGGGCAGCGCGGAGCCCCTCCCGGGCCTCCGGGGAATGGGGCTGGTGCGGAGCAGCCTGGTGTCCTTCTCCGTACCGCGTGTGGGCTTGTACATGCAGGACCCGGAGCAGGGCCaggcctcctcctcctccggcaAGAGCCatctgccccagcccctgcgaGCCGACGTCTCCGCGGAGGCCTGGCGAGGCTGCCCCGCCCGGGGCGGCTTGCCGGAGGCTGAGTTCCTCCGCAGCAAGCGCTTGGCCTTTCTCCAGCAGTGGCATTTAGCGAGCTTAACTGTGCCAGACCCGGACCACGGCTATCACAGcctggaggaggagcagcacaAAGGTGTTTGTCAAGAAGAGGTAGGGCTACGAAGAGAGCAGCCGTGCGATGCCGGGGAGTTGAAGGGACCCGAGGAGCCGAGAGATACTGAGAGGCAATCTGGAGGTTGTCCCCTGGATCAGGAGGGCGTAAGGGGTTCAGCTGAGAAGGGGGCACTGGCGGGGGAAGCCTTGACTGAAGAGGATGACGAGGACTCTGAAATAGAGCAAAACCTTCCAGATCCAGCCAGACCTGTCTGTGCGAATAAATTAATAGACTATATCATAGGGGGAGTTTCCAGTGGGGAGGAGAGTGCGGGTGATGAGGATGACtgggatgatgatgatgacgatGGGTTTGATAGTGAAGGGCTCCCCTCGGATTCAGACGCTGGTAGCCAGGACGGAGAAAGGCTTCATCTCTGGAATTCCTTCTACAGTTTGGACCCGTACAACCCTCAGAACTTCACAGCCACCATTCAGACATCTTCCAGTAATCCGGGAAAGGATATGTTGgatgtggaggaggaggaggaggaggaagattcTTCATGGGCAGAGTCTTCAGGCTCTCCTCAACCTAGTTCTGAAGAGGAGGACGACTGGGACTGTAGCAGTGTGGATGAGGCAGAAAACTTGAAACTTTGGAACTCATTCTGTACCTCAGATGATCCATATAACCCTTTAAATTTCAAGGCAGCCTTtcaaacagcagagaagaaaggggCGCCTGGTTTAAAAGGAGCAGAGAGGCCGAGTTTGGTCGCTTCTGAGCGTAGTCACTTAACTGTCTGCCAGgtgcagctggaaaaacatAACTGTGGGGTCGCTGACTTTGTGCAGCATGACATTCTTTCTGGTGAGAAGTGTAGGAGTACCAAGAGGAAAAAG TTTTTATCATCAGAGAAACAGATAAGAGCTGTGAG GTAA